GTCCTTCGTTGCGCGCCGCCATGGTGCCGCCGCTGCGCGAGTACTCCTGTCCGGCGGCTGCACGCTTGGGGCGGGGCCTGGCCGACGGTTTGGACGAAGACTTGGCCGCGGACTTGGCGCCTGGCCTGTCTGCTGTTTTTTTCGCGGCATCGCGCGGGCCGGCCTTGGAAGCTCCCGGCTTGCCGGCGCCAGACTTCCCGGCGCCCGATCTACCGGCTCCCGGCTTGCCGGACCCCGGCCTACCGGATCCCGGCTTACCAGACCCGGGCTTGCCGGAGCCCGGCCGGCCGTCACCTCCGGAGCGACGCGCGGGCGTCACTCCGGTACGACCGTGGCGTTTCCAGCGCCGCGCAGCGCGATGGCCAGTTCGTCAGCGCGCGGCAGTTCCTCGAGATGGCGCAGCGCAAACTGCTCGAGGAATTGCGAGGTGGTGCCATAGAGCAGCGGACGGCCGATGCCTTCACTGCGGCCCACAATGTCGATGAGCCCACGCTCATGCAGCGACTTGAGCACCGAGCCCACGGCCACACCACGAATTTCTTCGATTTCCGCGCGGCCGATGGGCTGACGATAGGCGACGATGGCCAGCGTTTCGAGCGCGGCCGCCGAGAGCTTCTGCGGACGCACCGCGACCTGCGCGCGCTCGATGGCCTCGGCGAATTCGGCGCGCGTGAGGATCTGCCAGCCTCCACCCTGCTCCACCAGTTCGACGGCGTGCCCGTCCACATCGTAGTGCTCGCGCAGCTCGTCGAGTGCAGCGCTCACCGCCGCGGGGCTCGACTCGGGGTCGAGCGCCGCGAGCGTGTCGAAGGGAATGGGGCGCGGGGCAGCGAAGAGCGCTGCTTCAAGCAGCTTCGCTAATGGCGTCACGACGGATCTCCACAGAGGCAAAGGCGCGGGACTGCGCAATGCGCAGCTCACCGAGCTTCGCCATTTCGAGCAGGGCCAGCAGCACGGACAGGATCTGCCAGGGTTCGGCGTCGCGGGCGACGAGGTCCGACCAGCGGCAGGCGCGGCGCATGGCCAGCACGGCACGCACCGTGCCCATGGCCCCGGCCACGTCGAGCGCCCGCGGCACGACTTCGTGCAGCGTGGGCTCCTTGGTGACGCGCAGCACCCGATCCACCGCCGCGAGCAGCTCGCCGAGTGAGAGCGAGAGCGGCGCATTGAGCGGCGTGAGGTCAGCGGCCACCGGCACGAAGCGGCGCGCGAACTGATGCCGGCGCTCTTCACCGCGGCGCTCGAGCAGGTCCACCACTTCGCGCATCTGCTGGTACTCGAGCAGACGGCGCACGAGTTCAGCGCGCGGATCTTCCCACGCGTCCTCGCCATCGGCGCGCGGCAGCAGCATCTGCGCCTTGATGCGCAAGAGACGCGCCGCCATCTCGAGATAGTCCGCGGCTTCATCGAGCCCGAGTGAGCTGATGCGCGCGAGGAACTGCTCGGCGATGCGGGCGATGGGAATGTCGTAGATGTCCACCTGCTCGTCGCGGATGAGCGACAGCAGCAGGTCGAGCGGGCCCGTGAACTGGCTCAGCTCGATGACAAACGACGGGGTGTTGGCCTCGACGGAACGGAAGTTCGGTGCAGTCACGCGATCACACGCCGAAGGGGTTGGGCAACAGGAACGGAATGTAGAACTGCTGGGCGAGGCGTCCGAGGATGAACGCCGGGGCCATCCAGAGGTTCACGATGGGCCGTCCGAAGGACAGCAGAGCGAACAGCAGCAACAGTCCGATACCACCCAGGCGCTGATACTGCAGCGACCATTGCGGTGGCAGGAGGTACTTGAAGACGTGGGACCCGTCGAGTGGCGGAATCGGGATGAGATTGAACGCCACCAGCACGAGATTGATGATGATACCCTGCGCGAACATGAGCTGCAGGATGCCGAGCGGCCGCACGAGGCCCGGGACCTGCTGCCCGATGAGGCCCACGAGCACGACCAGCGGCACGAGGGCGAAGGCGATGACCAGGTTGGTGGCCACGCCGGCCAGGGAGACAATGATGTCCCCCCGCTTGTACTGCCGATAGTTGCGTGGGTTCACCGGCACCGGCTTGGCGCCGCCGAAGATGGGCCCGCCCATCCAGGCCAGCAGGGCTGGCAGGAGGAGGGTCATGAAGGGGTCGATGTGCTTGACCGGATTCCAGGTGAGCCGTCCCAGCTGGTAGGCTGTGAGGTCGCCCTGCCGATAGGCCGCATAGCCGTGCGCGTACTCGTGGGCGACCATCGAGAACAGCAGCACGGGGAATACGAGGGCGAGTTGCTGGACGAGGGTCACCGCGAGGCCGAGCTGATAGGAGAGCGAGCGGGCAGGCGCGAGGGAACGCGAACCGGGACGCGAATGCAAGCAAATCGAGAGGGGAAGTCTAGCGATCGGACCGGGGCATGTCAAAAGTATTCCACATGTGAGGTTATCCACATTTTGCCGGAGCCGTTGGCGGAGGTGGCTCCCGACACCACAGGTCCGGTAAGTGCTGCAGCAGTGGTGGCTTGACCGGCGCGGCCGGATGTTCTACGTTTCCCAGTCTGTTCCGCCGTGGCCGGATTCCATCCGTGTGCCGGGTGGGTTCCACGTCACTGATCAACGGGTTCTGAGGAGTTTTACGTGCCGAATATCCAGTCCTCCAAGAAGGACTTGCGCAAGTCGCGTGCGGCTGCCGTGCGCAACCGCGCTCAGCGTTCGGCGCTGCGTACTGCCGTGAAGAAGGCGAAGGCGGCGGGTGCGGCGAGCGACGATCGTCTCACGGCCGTGTCGCTGCTCGATCGTGCGGCGCGCAAGGGCCTCATTCACAAGAATGCGGCGGCTCGTCAGAAGAGCAAGCTGGCCAAGGCTGCCAACGCCGCCTCGGCAGCGTAAGCCAGTCGGTTAGCAACGCACGAGGGGCCGGACTCATCGCGAGTCCGGCCCCTTTGTCGTTTGCGATCTTGGAATTGCAGCGAGTGCGGGTGCAGGAGCCGGATCGTCGACAGCTCATGCCGTCAGAACGCCGCGAGCTCTCCGCCGCAGCGTTCGCAGTACCACTCGGTGGGCAGGTTCATGGTGCCGCACTCGGTGCAGCGCAGCGTCTTCTGCGGCTCGGCGCCCGTGGCTGACGGCAGCGCATCGGGCACCGATCCCACCGCCGGGTTGCCACCCGAGGGATTGATGACCGAACGCAGGAAGGCCAGGTCATCAAAGCCGGCTGAAGGAGCGCCGGCAGACGGCGCGGACGTGGGCGGCGTCGCGGTCCGCGTGGTGGGATCGACACTCGGCACATCGACTTCCACTTCGATGCCTTCGAGTGAGTTCACAAAGGTGGAATCGGGCGCGTTCCCGCTGTCGGAGAACATGGCCAGCGCATCGTCGAATTCGTTGTCGACGCGCGGCTCCGCAACCGGCGGGATGTCCGACACGATATGCGTGACGATGTCATGCGCGCGCGGCGTGTGGCGATCGATGCGCTCCGCCGCCTCGAAGATGGCCTCCACTTCGAGCCCCGCGTCGGCGGCTTCAACCGGCGCCTCGACCGCCGGCAAGTTGAACTGACTGCCGAGGTCCACCAGCTCGTGCTCTGACGTGGGCTCCGACGTCGGTTCCTGCGCGGCCTCTGCAGCAGAGTCGACTTCCGCCTCGACCTCGACCTCGGCCTCGGCTCCAACCCCGACCTCAACCGCGGTAACTGCGGTAGCGGCTTCCGGCGCCTCGGCTTCTGGCGTCAAGGCTTCCGGCTCAACGGCTGTCGCAGTTTGCTGTTCGATTCTGGCACTCGCCAGCAATGTCCGCACGTCATCAAACTGCGTGAGCAACGCCGAACGCTCCGCCCCGAGCGTCTCCATCTTGCCCTCCACCTCGACGCGCACCGCCTCCCAGCGCTCGCTGTCGAACTCGCCGACCATGTTGCGCAGCATCGCCTCGGCGCGCTCGTCTTCCAGCGTGGCGAGCTGTGCATCCAGGCCATCGAGCTGACGTTCGAGATCGTTGCCGAGCGTGGCCAGCGTGTCGACATGCGACTGCAGCTGCTCGACTACCTGGGTGCGGCGCGCCAGATAATCACCATGTACGCGCTCGTACACGCGCACCGGGGTTTCCGTCCGCTTGGCCTCGAGGGCGGCGAGCCAGTCATCATAGCGTTGCCGCTCAGCGACCAGGGCGCGGACTTCTTCGATGGACACGACGTGAAACTCCGTGACGAGGGACGAGGAAGGACTCAGGAGGGAAGCTCTCGCGAAAGCCGCAGTGAAGCAAGCGCAGCCGCTTCACCCGCCGGCAGCGGCACCGCGCCGCCGAGCAGCGTGGAGACCAGCAGAATGCGTGCGGCCTGCTCCACACTCTCGAGACGCAGTACCGCATCGTTCAGCGAATGCCCCACGGCGGTGACGCCGTGATTGGCCAGCAGAAACACTTCGTGATCTGGCGCACACTGCGCGATGGCATCGGCCAGGGCCTGCGTGCCGGGCCGCGCATAGGGCACCAGCACCACCGGCCCCACCACCACCGGCAGTTCGGGCAACACATCGGCCGGCAGTGAACGCCCGGCTGCTGCGAAGCCCGTGGCCGCCGGCGGATGAGCGTGCACCACCGCCTGCACATCGGGCCGCGCCGCATAGAGCGCCACGTGCATCTTGAGTTCCGACGAGGCGCGAAGAGCCCGGTCACGGCCCTCGGCCGCCGACAGCGCCGCACTGCCGTCACGCGGCGCGTGCCACGATGTCGCATCGTGATGCACAGTGCCATCCGCGTATCCGCCATCGGCGTGCACACGCAGCACCTGCTCGGCCCCGATGCGCGCCTTGTCCACGCCGCTCGCCGTCACCAGCAGGCTGCCATCGGCGAGACGCATTGAGAGATTGCCCTCGGCGCCCGCCAGGAGCCCGCCCGCATGCAAACGACGACAGGCAGCGGCGAGTTGCTCGGCCGCTGCCTGCAGCGATTCGGGGCTCAGGCCCTGACCCATGTCAGCTGTGCACCACGCGCATGCCGTGCGTCACGACCGCCCTCAGGCCGCCGTGTACACCACGCGGCCACCCACAATCGTGTAGCGCGCCTGCCCCGTGAAGGTGTGGCCGCCGTAGGGCGTGTTGCGGCCCTTGGACTTGAACTGCGTGGGGTCGCAGGTCCACACCTTGTTGGGGTCAAACACCGTCACGTCGGCCAGACCGCCGCGCGCCAGTGAGCCGCCGGGCAAACGGAAGATCCTGGCCTGCTTGCAGCTCATCGCGTCCACCAGCTGCGAGAGATTGATGAGGCCGCGGTGCAGCAGGTAGGTGGTGTTCACACCGAGCGCGGTTTCGAGGCCCACGATGCCGTTGGGCGCATCGGCGAACTCGCGCTCCTTCTCGTCGTAGTGATGCGGCGCGTGATCGGTGACGAGCAGGTCGATGGTGCCATCGGCCACACCCTGCTGCAGCGCCTCCACGTCTTCGGCGGTGCGCAGCGGCGGATTCATCTTCGCGTTGGTGTTGTAGCCATCCACCGCGTCTTCGGTGAGCGAGATGTGGTGCGAGCACACCTCGGCCGTAACGTTGATGCCGCGCTCCTTGCCCCAGCGCACCAGCTCCACCGAACCCTTCGTGCTCAGGTGGCAGAGATGGATGTGGCCACCCGTGCGCTTGGCAAGGAGAATGTCGCGAATGACGTAGATCTCCTCGGCCTCGGCAGGAATGCCCTTGAGACCGAGCTTGGCGCTCATGATGCCTTCGTTCATGCTGCCGCCACGCGCCAGCGTCATGTCTTCGCAGTGCTCGGCAATGGGTACGTTGAAGGCGCGCGCATACTCGAGCGCGGTGCGCATGAGCTGCGCACTCTCCACCGGCTTGCCGTCGTCGCTGAAGGCCACGGCGCCGGCGCCCACCATCTCGGCAATCTCGGCCAGCGTCTCGCCCTTCTGCCCCACCGAGATGGCGCCATAGGGATAGACGCGCGCATAGCCTGCCGCCTCACCCTGACGCTTCACAAAGCCCACGACCGCCTGATTGTCGGTGACGGGCTTGGTGTTGGGCATGGCACACACCGCCGTAATGCCGCCGGCCACCGCGCTGTGCGCGCCGCTGGCCACCGTCTCCACGTCTTCGCGGCCCGGCTCACGCAGATGCACGTGCACGTCGATGAAGCCCGGCGCCACCACCAGGCCCGTGGCATCGAGCACCTCGGCACCGTCGGGCGTGCCCAGCGACCCTCCGCAGGCTTCGACGACACCGTTACGCAGCAACACATCGCCCACGGCGTCGAGGCCCTGCGAGGGGTCGACAATGCGACCGCCCTTGATGAGCAGATCACGGGTTCCGATCGGGTGCGCCATCTATGCGTTTCCTTTCTTGGCCGCTTCGGCCAGTTCAGGCTTGCCACCGGCAAGCAGGTAGAGCACCGCCATGCGCACGGCCACCCCGTTGGTGACCTGGTCGAGAATGACCGAGTGCGGGCCATCCGCCACGTCGCTGTCGATTTCGACGCCGCGATTCATGGGCCCGGGGTGCAGAATGAGGAGATCCTTTGGCGCGCGTTCGAGACGCGCCGAGGTGACGCCGAACACGCGATTGTATTCGCGCAGCGACGGGATGTAGCCGGCCTGCATGCGTTCGAGCTGCAGACGCAGAATGTTCAGCGCATCGGCCCAGGCGATGGCGTCTTCAATGCGATCAATGACCGTGACCCCCATGTCCTCGATGGCATTGGGCAGCAGCGAGCGCGGTCCGCACACGGCCACTTCGGCGCCGAGCTTGGTGAGGCCCCAGATGTTGGAGCGCGCCACACGCGAGTGCAGCACGTCACCCACGATGCAGATGCGCTTGCCCTTGAGCGAACCGAAGCGATCGCGCAGCGTGAGCATGTCGAGCAGGCCCTGCGTGGGATGCTCGTGTGTGCCGTCGCCGGCGTTGATGACGTTGGACTCGATGCGCTCGGCGAGAAAGCGGGCCGCCCCCGACGCGCTGTGCCGGATGACGACCATGTCGATCTTCATGGCCTCGAGATTGCGCGCCGTGTCAACCAGCGTCTCGCCCTTGCTCACACTGGAGCCGGCGCTGGCCACGTTCACGGTGTCCGCGCTCAGGCGCTTCTCGGCAAACTCGAACGAGATGCGTGTGCGTGTGGAGGCTTCGAAGAACAGATTGACGATGGTGGCACCACGCAGCGTGGGCACCTTCTTGATGGCGCGCTCGGAGATTTCGCGGAACGGGCCGGCGGTATCGAGAATGAGTTCGATCTGCGCGGCCGAGAGCGGCGCGAGGCCCAGCAGGTCCTTGCCGAGGGGACCGGGCATGCGCTTAGTGCTCCCCGTCGTTGGACCCGACCACCACCTGGTCCTTGCCGTCGAGCTCCTCCACCATCACGTCCACGCGCTGGCCGGGCGCGACATCAATGCGTCGCCCCACCACGTCGGCGTGAATGGGCAGCTCGCGGCCACCGCGGTCCACCAGCACCGCCAGCGCAATGCGCGAGGGGCGACCAAAGTCGGCCAGCTCATCGAGCGCCGCGCGCACCGTGCGACCGGTGTAGAGCACGTCGTCGACAATGACCACGCGCTTGCCGTCGAGCGTCCAGGGCAGCTTGGTGAGTCCGACCACGGGGCGCGGCCCCACGGTCTGCAGGTCGTCGCGATAGAGCGTGATGTCGAGGGCGCCGCTGGCGACTTCCACGCCTTCCTGCGCGGCAATGATGCGCACGATGCGGTCGGCCAGTTGCACGCCGCGGCGCTGGATGCCGACGATGACGAGGTCGTCGGTGCCGGCGTTCAATTCAACGATCTGGTCCGCCATGCGGCGCAGTGTGCGGTCAACCGCGCGCGCATCGAGGACGGTGGTGGCAGAGGTGGGCATGCGCCAAAAGTAACCACCTGCCACCGGACTTTCTTGGCTCGCGGGCCTCTTACCACTCGTGGTGCGAGCGGCTGCCCTCGGGCGGCATGGGCCGCGGCGGGAACATGCCGTTCAGCGGCGAGAGGTGACGGGCGGCGGTGCGGGCCGCGCGCAGACGGGCCTTGTCCACGGGCGGCACGTATTCGGTGGCCGCATACATGGCGATGTCGGCCGCGGCCTCCATGGTGGCCTGGGCAAAGCCCTGCGACCACTCGGGGCCGTAGGGATGGCTGTCGGCGCGCTCCTCCACGCCCCGGCCAAAGGCCACACACTTGTCGGCCGCTTCACGCAGCGAGCGGCTGGCGGCCAGGTGGGCCACCACCACGTGGTAGCCGTCGCGACGGCCCATGTGGAAGGCCGGCGTCTGGTCGGCGTCATGCAGCGGCGCCTCCACCACCCCGGACGCAATACCGGTCAACATCACACACAGCTGCGAGAAGTAGCTGCGAATGGGATCGACCGCGGGTTCGTCGAGAATGGGGGACATGGACCGTTCCGGCTACAGGTTCAGCGCCAGACCACCCCCTCGGCGGCCCGGCATGCGTGATCCTGAGCAAGCGGCGTGCCGCAGGTGTCAACCGCAGGCTGACACAGGCTTTGAGAGGGGAAATGGACAGCCTGACCCTGGTGAACTTATGGTCGCGCTCGCCAGCCGTTGCGGTCCGCCAGCAGCACTGCGGCCTCGGCGCCACAGCGGCGCCGGCACCACGCCGGCCGATCTTCAGCCGGCGTAAAGGTGCAGATCGGTGCCCACGAAGTCGGCCATGGCCTTGGTCGTGTCCCAGTCCGGATGGCGCAGTGTCACATATCCGTCCGACAGCAGGGTGCTTTTCCAGTCGCGACGCGGGCTGCCAAGAGGTAGCAGATCGATGGCGCAGATGGCGTCGCCCAGCCTGGCCTTGATGCGATCGAGCCCCTCGATGCGCTGAATGCGCCCCTGTCCGTGTGCCCGCTTGGTGATGCAGGCCGCGTGATACTTGCGCTCGATGTCCAGCGAGAAGGTGCCGAACAACTCGGCCTCGGCCCAGCCACCGAAGAGGTCCACGTCGCTGGCAAAGTTCATCAGGTCGACGGTGCGTGCGCCGGGCGGACGGGCGGCAATTTCGCCAAACACCACTTCGCCGTCGGCCTTGCGGTACCACTCCATGTGCGTGAAGCCGGTGTCGTAGCCCAGCACCTTGATGACCTGCTCGCCCATGGCGCGGCCCTCGGCCACCCAGGGGTCGTCCACGAGGCGATAGCTCAGCGTCTGCGGCGAGATCCACTCGTTGGTGCGCGCAATGAGCGGCCGTGGCCGATAGTAGCCGATGTGGAAGTATTCGATGCGGCCACGCGCGCAGATGGTGTCGTAGGTGAATTCCTCGCCGTCGATGAACTCTTCCACGTCGACCACGGCAATGTGGCCGAGCTGCGCGATGGCCTTGTCGACTTCGTGCGCGTCGTCGCAGCGGAAGGTGTCCTGCGAACCTGCACCGGCAATGGGCTTGATGATGAGCGGATAGCCCACCTGCTCCGCTGCCTCGCGCACCTCGGTGGCGGTGCGCGCCACGGCATGATGCGGCACGCGCACACCACCGGCGGCGAGCGCCTGCTTCATGAGGTCCTTGTCCCGAAAGCGCAGCGCCTGTTCGTACGACTGGCCCGGCACCCCCAGCGCCTCGCGAATGAGCGCGGCCACCTCCACCCCGGGCTCCCACAGGCAGCACACGCGGTCGAGTGTGCGTGTGCCCAGCCAGCGCTGCAACTGCGGAATGGCTGCTGCGGGATTGGTGAAGAGCTCCGGCAGTTGCAGATAACCACTCAGGTGACGACGCGCGAGCTCGGGCAGCTCGTGCTCCGGCCCATTGGACACACCCAGCACGGTGGCGCCCTGCACCGACAGGCCGCGCGTGAAGAGCGGCATCTCGCCGGGATAGCCCGGCGTGATCATGAGCACGGTGCGGGGAGCGACGTTGGTCATGGCAGCAGCAGAATGGGAGAGAGCCTGAGCGAGGGGACTGAGCATTGCGTCACTGGGGCTAGCCAAGATGCACACGCACGGTGGAGATCACGCGGCGCAGCGCATTGCTCACCACCTGCGTGTCGGGATGACGCAGCATGACAAAGCCCTCGCCCTCGTAACTGCCACTGGGCACCTGCCCCACGCTCGGAATGTGCGCGTCGCAGACGAGTTCGCCCAGCTCACGCTGCATGACGTCGAGCCCCTCGATGCCCACCACCCGGCCCTGGCCCTGCCCGCGCAGATACGCGGTGCCCACGGCAAACTGACGCGGCGGCGCGGCAAAGGTGCCGTCGATCATGAGCGTCATCCAGGCGCGCACAAAATCAAAGTTGTGTGCACGCGAGATCATGGTGGTCATCTGCGCACCGGGCGGGCGCGCGGCAATCTCGCTGATGGCCAGGGTGCCATCGGGGCGGCGGAACCACTCGCAGTGCGACACGCCGGTGGTCATGCCCAGCGCCTTGAGCGCACGGTCGCCCACGTGGCGAATGTCGTCGTAGGCCGGATCGTCGTGCTCACGCGGCAGCAGCACCGTCCACTGAATCCACGGATGCTCCAGCACCTCGAGTGGCGTGGGCGCGTAGCGTGTGATGGAGTGCCAGAGCGGCGTGCCGCCCAGCGTGACGGTTTCGAGCGAGTGCTCCACGCCGCGCAGAAATTCCTCGGCCAGCATGGGATCATGCGGCGAAGGCGCATGACGCTGCATGGCGCGATGCAGGGCCTCATCGTTTTCCAGCCGCTCGGTGGCGCGGGCGCCGGCACCGGCCGGCGGCTTGACGACAATGGGATAACCCACCTCGCGCACGAACGCCTGGGCGTCCTGCAGTGAATGCAGCACGCGATGCCGCGCCACGGGAATGCCCGCTGCGCGCAGCACGGTCTTCATCTGCGCCTTGTCGCGGAAGTTGGCGGCGGCGCTGGACGGCAGGCCGGGAATGCCGAGACGTTCGCGCACCCGGGCCAGCGGCCCCTGTGCCTGCTCGAAGGCGGCAAAGCAGCGGGCAATGGCGCCGTGACGCTGCGCGAGGGATTGCACCGCCCATTCGAGCTGCGCGGTGTCGGTGACATCGTCCACGCGCCAATGGCCGGCGAGCCGCTGGGCCATGGATGCCGGCAGCGCCTCGAGCGGCTCCTGGGCCACGACGCAGAGTCTGACATGGCCCAACGACAACGCCGCCTCGATCATCTGCGAGGCGGCGGGCGAAAAACGGGGCGCCACGAAAATCACGTTCATGGCGCCCCCGATGTGCTGCAGGTGATGGTCAGTCGGTGAGAAACGACGTGCGTGACGACGAACTTACTGGCAAACCCAGGGCGCGCCATCAATTCGCGCCGTGGCCTTGACACCCGTGGCCGAGTCGGCGGCCGTGATCGTCACCGGGTTGTTCTCGGCGTCGTCCATGCGGTTGGTGCTGCACTGCACGGTCTTGCGGAAGTTGAACTCACCCTTGTCGGTCACGTCGGCCATGCCGAAGTCCTGCGTGCCGTTGGCGCCCGGCGCGCGGGTACCGGTAAGCTTGATGCGTGCCCCGGCGGGCCAGTTCTTTCCCTTGATCGTGAGGCGCGCGCCCTGCGGGGTGCGCTCGCCTTCGGCGGACACGGCGGGCTTGGGCTGGCCCACAAAGGCGCCAGCGGCGGTGGCCGAGGCGGTGATGGCCGAGACGATCAACGCCGGTACCAGCAGGCGGCGCGTGAAGTGCTGCATCTGTGCTCCTCCGAGTTGGTGACGCGCGGCGGGACGAAATCCCCGTCGGCGCGTGGTTTCGTACCGGGGAAAATGCGTTTTGTGCCCCCGTCGCGCAATCAGTGCGTCTGGTCACATTCCGCGGGAGGGCATGCGGGCCGGGGTGGAGTGCGGCCGGCGGGTGCCCTGCCGTAGCCATGCGGGGGCGGATCGGTTGTCTGGCCTGCCTTAGCGCTCGAGACGGAAGCCCGGGTCGATGCGTGGCCGCGACGGAGCGTTGGCCACGAACCAGCCGGTGAGATACATCCATCGCGTCATGCGCGTGAGCTTGCCGTAGTCGATGCGCTCGGGCTTGTCGCGCGGCGTGTGATAGTCGGGGTGCAAGTTGCTGGTGTACATGACGCTGGGCACGTCGAGCCGCGCATAAGGCACGTGATCGCTGCGGAAGTACCAGCCCTCGGGGTGCGTGGGTCGGTCCCAGAGCGAGTCGAGGGCAAAACGGCCGGTGAGCGCATTGGCACGCAGCGCATGCTCCACGAGATCGGTGGAATTGCGATGCGGCGGCTGCACGCCCAGCAGGCTGGCGCTGTCGGGACTGTTGCGGCCCATCATCTCGCCGTTGAGCACGGCCACAATGTCCTTGAGTGGAACGACCGGATGCTGGGCGTGATAGCGCGACCCCAGCAACCCCCGCTCCTCGGCGCCATGATACACAAACAACACCGAGCGCTTGGGCTTCTGCGCCATGAAGGCGCGCGCGCTGGCCAACAGGGCCACACTGCCGGTGGCGTTGTCATCGGCGCCGGCCCAAACCGAGTCGCCGTCCATGACGTAGCGCACGCCGTCATGGTCCTGATGCGCGGAGTACAGCACGTACTCGTTGCGCAGCACGGGGTCGGTACCGCCTATGACACCCACGATGTTCACGCTGGGCGTTTCGAATTGCTCGAGGCGCACCTGGATGCTGCCTTGTGGCGCATTGCGAAGTAGCGGCGCGCGGCTGCTGCGCACAAGAAACGCGGGCGGTGTGCCGTTGACGGGCGTGGTGACATTCAGCAC
This region of Gemmatimonas sp. UBA7669 genomic DNA includes:
- the scpB gene encoding SMC-Scp complex subunit ScpB — its product is MTPLAKLLEAALFAAPRPIPFDTLAALDPESSPAAVSAALDELREHYDVDGHAVELVEQGGGWQILTRAEFAEAIERAQVAVRPQKLSAAALETLAIVAYRQPIGRAEIEEIRGVAVGSVLKSLHERGLIDIVGRSEGIGRPLLYGTTSQFLEQFALRHLEELPRADELAIALRGAGNATVVPE
- a CDS encoding segregation and condensation protein A: MTAPNFRSVEANTPSFVIELSQFTGPLDLLLSLIRDEQVDIYDIPIARIAEQFLARISSLGLDEAADYLEMAARLLRIKAQMLLPRADGEDAWEDPRAELVRRLLEYQQMREVVDLLERRGEERRHQFARRFVPVAADLTPLNAPLSLSLGELLAAVDRVLRVTKEPTLHEVVPRALDVAGAMGTVRAVLAMRRACRWSDLVARDAEPWQILSVLLALLEMAKLGELRIAQSRAFASVEIRRDAISEAA
- a CDS encoding site-2 protease family protein, with product MHSRPGSRSLAPARSLSYQLGLAVTLVQQLALVFPVLLFSMVAHEYAHGYAAYRQGDLTAYQLGRLTWNPVKHIDPFMTLLLPALLAWMGGPIFGGAKPVPVNPRNYRQYKRGDIIVSLAGVATNLVIAFALVPLVVLVGLIGQQVPGLVRPLGILQLMFAQGIIINLVLVAFNLIPIPPLDGSHVFKYLLPPQWSLQYQRLGGIGLLLLFALLSFGRPIVNLWMAPAFILGRLAQQFYIPFLLPNPFGV
- the rpsT gene encoding 30S ribosomal protein S20 encodes the protein MPNIQSSKKDLRKSRAAAVRNRAQRSALRTAVKKAKAAGAASDDRLTAVSLLDRAARKGLIHKNAAARQKSKLAKAANAASAA
- a CDS encoding class II aldolase/adducin family protein; this translates as MGQGLSPESLQAAAEQLAAACRRLHAGGLLAGAEGNLSMRLADGSLLVTASGVDKARIGAEQVLRVHADGGYADGTVHHDATSWHAPRDGSAALSAAEGRDRALRASSELKMHVALYAARPDVQAVVHAHPPAATGFAAAGRSLPADVLPELPVVVGPVVLVPYARPGTQALADAIAQCAPDHEVFLLANHGVTAVGHSLNDAVLRLESVEQAARILLVSTLLGGAVPLPAGEAAALASLRLSRELPS
- a CDS encoding dihydroorotase — its product is MAHPIGTRDLLIKGGRIVDPSQGLDAVGDVLLRNGVVEACGGSLGTPDGAEVLDATGLVVAPGFIDVHVHLREPGREDVETVASGAHSAVAGGITAVCAMPNTKPVTDNQAVVGFVKRQGEAAGYARVYPYGAISVGQKGETLAEIAEMVGAGAVAFSDDGKPVESAQLMRTALEYARAFNVPIAEHCEDMTLARGGSMNEGIMSAKLGLKGIPAEAEEIYVIRDILLAKRTGGHIHLCHLSTKGSVELVRWGKERGINVTAEVCSHHISLTEDAVDGYNTNAKMNPPLRTAEDVEALQQGVADGTIDLLVTDHAPHHYDEKEREFADAPNGIVGLETALGVNTTYLLHRGLINLSQLVDAMSCKQARIFRLPGGSLARGGLADVTVFDPNKVWTCDPTQFKSKGRNTPYGGHTFTGQARYTIVGGRVVYTAA
- a CDS encoding aspartate carbamoyltransferase catalytic subunit produces the protein MPGPLGKDLLGLAPLSAAQIELILDTAGPFREISERAIKKVPTLRGATIVNLFFEASTRTRISFEFAEKRLSADTVNVASAGSSVSKGETLVDTARNLEAMKIDMVVIRHSASGAARFLAERIESNVINAGDGTHEHPTQGLLDMLTLRDRFGSLKGKRICIVGDVLHSRVARSNIWGLTKLGAEVAVCGPRSLLPNAIEDMGVTVIDRIEDAIAWADALNILRLQLERMQAGYIPSLREYNRVFGVTSARLERAPKDLLILHPGPMNRGVEIDSDVADGPHSVILDQVTNGVAVRMAVLYLLAGGKPELAEAAKKGNA
- the pyrR gene encoding bifunctional pyr operon transcriptional regulator/uracil phosphoribosyltransferase PyrR, whose translation is MPTSATTVLDARAVDRTLRRMADQIVELNAGTDDLVIVGIQRRGVQLADRIVRIIAAQEGVEVASGALDITLYRDDLQTVGPRPVVGLTKLPWTLDGKRVVIVDDVLYTGRTVRAALDELADFGRPSRIALAVLVDRGGRELPIHADVVGRRIDVAPGQRVDVMVEELDGKDQVVVGSNDGEH
- a CDS encoding ATP-grasp domain-containing protein — translated: MTNVAPRTVLMITPGYPGEMPLFTRGLSVQGATVLGVSNGPEHELPELARRHLSGYLQLPELFTNPAAAIPQLQRWLGTRTLDRVCCLWEPGVEVAALIREALGVPGQSYEQALRFRDKDLMKQALAAGGVRVPHHAVARTATEVREAAEQVGYPLIIKPIAGAGSQDTFRCDDAHEVDKAIAQLGHIAVVDVEEFIDGEEFTYDTICARGRIEYFHIGYYRPRPLIARTNEWISPQTLSYRLVDDPWVAEGRAMGEQVIKVLGYDTGFTHMEWYRKADGEVVFGEIAARPPGARTVDLMNFASDVDLFGGWAEAELFGTFSLDIERKYHAACITKRAHGQGRIQRIEGLDRIKARLGDAICAIDLLPLGSPRRDWKSTLLSDGYVTLRHPDWDTTKAMADFVGTDLHLYAG
- a CDS encoding ATP-grasp domain-containing protein, encoding MNVIFVAPRFSPAASQMIEAALSLGHVRLCVVAQEPLEALPASMAQRLAGHWRVDDVTDTAQLEWAVQSLAQRHGAIARCFAAFEQAQGPLARVRERLGIPGLPSSAAANFRDKAQMKTVLRAAGIPVARHRVLHSLQDAQAFVREVGYPIVVKPPAGAGARATERLENDEALHRAMQRHAPSPHDPMLAEEFLRGVEHSLETVTLGGTPLWHSITRYAPTPLEVLEHPWIQWTVLLPREHDDPAYDDIRHVGDRALKALGMTTGVSHCEWFRRPDGTLAISEIAARPPGAQMTTMISRAHNFDFVRAWMTLMIDGTFAAPPRQFAVGTAYLRGQGQGRVVGIEGLDVMQRELGELVCDAHIPSVGQVPSGSYEGEGFVMLRHPDTQVVSNALRRVISTVRVHLG